One genomic region from Acidobacteriota bacterium encodes:
- a CDS encoding tetratricopeptide repeat protein gives LRAGYHSDGAVTFLEKLREAIGPRVEVPVHPGSFPLHPEISVRLEEVRKGLSQLAYAANKFDTGYRALHEGDFNLAINAFEELTDVFPQSQNALVNLGAAYHGKYRSAKRAEEPAPIILLAAALEPELKRLLAPRGLREGLDRSWLLIAREKYQTVLDADAENLVARNDLGVALLDDGEIDAAIAQLEIVVAADDADPGSFKNLGIAFCAKLRADRAGSPAATESERAAEESDLRLKAKEAFEKYLKAHPGDVDAKLLLQPLQSGVGQAP, from the coding sequence CTGCGCGCCGGCTATCACTCGGACGGCGCCGTCACCTTCCTCGAGAAGCTCCGCGAGGCGATCGGCCCGCGCGTGGAGGTTCCCGTCCACCCGGGTTCGTTCCCGCTCCACCCCGAGATCTCCGTGCGCCTCGAGGAGGTTCGGAAGGGTCTGAGCCAGCTGGCGTATGCCGCGAACAAGTTCGACACGGGATACCGGGCGCTGCACGAAGGCGACTTCAATCTGGCCATCAACGCCTTCGAGGAGCTCACCGACGTCTTCCCGCAGAGTCAGAACGCCCTCGTGAACCTCGGGGCCGCCTACCACGGCAAGTACCGATCCGCGAAGCGGGCGGAGGAGCCCGCGCCGATCATCCTTCTGGCCGCAGCCCTCGAGCCCGAGTTGAAGAGGCTGCTCGCCCCTCGCGGTCTGAGGGAGGGGCTCGACCGCTCGTGGCTCCTCATCGCCCGGGAGAAGTACCAGACGGTGCTGGACGCGGATGCGGAGAATCTGGTCGCGAGGAACGATCTCGGCGTCGCGCTCCTCGACGACGGCGAGATCGACGCGGCGATCGCCCAACTGGAGATCGTCGTCGCCGCCGACGATGCGGATCCGGGCAGCTTCAAGAACCTGGGGATCGCCTTCTGCGCGAAGCTGCGAGCCGACCGCGCCGGATCGCCCGCGGCCACGGAATCGGAGCGCGCGGCCGAGGAGTCGGACCTGCGGCTGAAGGCGAAGGAGGCGTTCGAGAAGTACCTGAAGGCGCACCCCGGGGACGTCGACGCGAAGCTCCTCCTTCAGCCGCTGCAGAGCGGGGTCGGCCAGGCTCCATGA
- a CDS encoding tetratricopeptide repeat protein, with protein sequence MRRPGRPNGSVLAMALSAFALVIAGAAGAAGGAGEPASPTLDEARRLIGIGRYADAEAMARRLLDAVPAAEGDASPADADALEILVESLWRQEKSARPGTEALAERALRAREAQFGPDDPGVVRSVNNLAIVLDLGGTPAKARPVYERALAIRERNGDPRDPSLADALGNLGNVLMTLDDYPGARVLYERALAIREERLGPNHPDVADSLNALAILLREMGDYEGSKPLYERALEIRRNIDPGHPEVARILNGLALLHQRMGSYETARSLYDQTLKLWEKLFGPDDPHVA encoded by the coding sequence ATGAGACGCCCGGGACGCCCGAACGGCAGCGTGCTGGCGATGGCGCTGAGCGCGTTCGCGCTCGTCATTGCGGGCGCCGCGGGCGCCGCGGGCGGGGCGGGGGAGCCCGCCTCCCCCACCCTCGACGAGGCGCGCCGCCTGATCGGGATCGGTCGCTACGCCGACGCGGAGGCGATGGCCCGTCGCCTCCTCGACGCGGTCCCGGCGGCGGAGGGCGACGCGTCCCCCGCGGACGCGGACGCGCTCGAGATCCTCGTGGAGAGCCTGTGGCGCCAGGAGAAATCGGCCCGGCCCGGGACGGAGGCGCTGGCGGAGAGGGCCCTGCGGGCGCGCGAGGCGCAGTTCGGTCCCGACGATCCGGGGGTCGTCCGGAGCGTCAACAACCTCGCGATCGTCCTGGATCTCGGCGGGACGCCGGCGAAAGCGAGGCCGGTGTACGAGCGCGCGCTCGCGATTCGCGAGCGGAACGGCGACCCCAGGGACCCTTCGCTCGCGGACGCGCTGGGCAACCTCGGCAACGTGCTGATGACGCTGGACGACTACCCGGGGGCCAGGGTTCTCTACGAACGCGCGCTGGCGATCCGTGAGGAGAGGCTCGGCCCCAACCACCCCGACGTCGCGGACAGCCTCAATGCCCTCGCCATACTCCTCCGGGAGATGGGGGACTACGAGGGGTCGAAACCTCTCTACGAGAGAGCCCTGGAGATTCGCAGGAATATCGACCCCGGGCACCCGGAGGTGGCGCGAATCCTCAACGGTCTCGCGCTCCTCCACCAGCGGATGGGCAGCTACGAGACGGCCAGGTCGCTCTACGATCAGACCTTGAAGCTCTGGGAAAAACTCTTCGGCCCGGACGATCCGCATGTCGCGTGA